A genomic stretch from Mus pahari chromosome 6, PAHARI_EIJ_v1.1, whole genome shotgun sequence includes:
- the Aurkaip1 gene encoding aurora kinase A-interacting protein, translated as MFLARLTSPLVRTVVPWAGFSRSCPGSGVIGSYAFRPLYSLQPGSPSRAASLPGKRAQLELEEFLVPRKMAISPLESWLTVQYLLPRLNVEVPVTLTSSRLYECPPRQGEEEVQEGVREVWDATPMQCKNVLKIRRRKMNHHKYRKLVKRTRFLRRKVREGRLKKKQIKFEKDLKRIWLKAGLKEAPENWQTPKIYMKNK; from the exons ATGTTCCTGGCGCGCCTGACTTCACCGCTGGTCAGGACTGTTGTTCCCTGGGCAG GTTTCAGTCGTTCCTGCCCTGGCTCCGGGGTGATTGGCAGCTATGCTTTTCGACCCCTTTACAGTTTGCAGCCTGGAAGCCCAAGTCGGGCTGCCTCCCTCCCTGGTAAGAGGGCCCAGTTAGAGCTTGAGGAGTTCCTGGTCCCCAGGAAGATGGCCATCAGTCCTCTAGAGAGCTGGCTGACTGTTCAATACTTATTGCCCAGACTGAATGTTGAGGTCCCAGTGACTCTGACTTCCTCCCGACTCTACGAATGTCCACctaggcagggggaggaggaagtccAGGAGGGAGTCAGGGAAGTCTGGGATGCTACTCCAATGCAGTGCAAAAATGTGCTGAAGATCCGAAGGCGAAAGATGAACCACCACAAGTACCGTAAACTGGTCAAAAGGACACGGTTTCTACGTCGTAAAGTCCGGGAAGGACGTTTGAAGAAGAAGCAG ATCAAATTTGAGAAAGACTTGAAGCGCATCTGGCTTAAGGCAGGCCTGAAGGAAGCCCCTGAGAACTGGCAGACACCGAAGATCTACATGAAGAACAAATAA